TACATGTCAATGTAGTTTCTTTTAACTTGTTCTCACTACATTGATTTATGAAAACTTCTATAGTGGGCTTAAGGGCACATATGACTGAACCACCGAAGGACCGAACTGTTTGAGGCTACCTTCAATGTTTACATGTCCCTTGAACCTGATTTTTCTGTCATACTCCTGGCTAGGAGAGGCCGAGAGGAGGCTTCTAGAATCTAGAAAGTACATTACAGTAACGATGAGTAGTGTGTGCATTTTTGTAAAACCCCCTTTACATGTTAATATGTTATCATGTCCACCCCATGTGATTTATATGACAAGTGAATACTATCTCTACTCCATCTTGAGACTTATGCAAGATATTTCCCGTCATCCTATGGATGCTTGCTTTCTTCAAATGTTCTGTTACCCTGTTTGGACTTTGGAACCTCACCAATGTGGCAGTAGGTCATAAATTAGGTGATATGTTTTTTAGATGTCATGACTTTTAAAAGCAGAGAATTTGTTTAAATATTGTCACAATTGTCACCATCATTGGGATTAAGGCTTTGTATTGTTGTTGCTGTATGTCTATGACTGATGAATGGATTTTCTGTTCAAGTGTTTTGGAACCAAAGATCATATGTATAGAGCCAAAAGCACTAGTTGGAGAAAAtatgtttcgttttccaatgtTTTAAAGTGTAAATCAGTTTATAACCTTGTTGGTTGACATATGAAGTGGATTTATTTAAGGCCATATCATTTTGAAAAAGTGAAAAAGATTTAGCCTTTAATATTGCCATTTGTTATCTCCTTTCGATTCTAGTCGGGTGTATTATATTCacttgattttcacttatttttcctgaacttatctttctgaaattattagaacttatcaaaattaCTTAAGTTATAAATCGTACTTGGATAGCCCTTATTTTcccgaacttatcttatctgaaaatGTTTTTCCTTAAATAAGTGGATATAAGGTAAACAGAACAGAGCCTTAGTGCAACATGAGGGAGAAGGGAAAATCGCTTCTAATAAGGCACCTCTTTTGTGCCAGAAAATGATGAGTTTTCTAATCACATTATGGTGAAATGGTTAGTAGGTGTATGCATGGGGTGAAACCAGGATCAAAGGTTAGGAGGGGAAAAATTAAGCCAAATTAGCTAAGGTAATCCTCTGTATtaatgagagagagagagagagagggggggaGAGAGATCTTTAATTATCTTGCATGAACAGTCAAGCTGATAACCCCCAGTCCCCCAGCAGACAAAGGCAAGCCTGTCAATTAGGAATATGAACCATCTTTACTGCCAGATAGAACTGCTCTTCAGAGAGAAAGAGACAGAGAGTACCATGAACAATGAAAGCATTGGACAGCAACCAAGCTCTTTCCCATTGTTGGCAGCAGTCACAACACTCACAAGTACGTAATTAAATGTAAATGAGGATTTTGACAGCTTCCGTCTTACTTGAAACAATAAAGAAACaatatctttttctttttctttcacaGAGCATGGCAGCATGCTTTCAGTGAGAGCATTTACTCTGGAACCTTCGGGCTCCGTTTCGCACAAATATCCATATTTCCTATTTTCCTTACTTCTGCACTTGAGAGTTGAGACTCTTCGTATCAATGATTTTTGATTGCTGACTATATAGGGCATGTACCCTCCTTACTCCTTTCTGGGTAATACTGATGATATCATGATAACATGATTCTTCCAAGAGAGTACGCGACTAACGCAAGGATAACAAAGACCTGATCAGCAGTTACTGTAGGGTAATAATTGGCTATGTCCAAAGTAGAAAACACCTCATAACCAATTACGTCCCAACCTGACCCTGTACTGTGGCAATAGGTAGTTTGATTTTGGGCAATATAATGTCAATTGAAGACCTTTGGAAGTTGAAACAACAGAAGCTTCACTTCATTAAAAGAGAGTCTTTGAGTTTCCAGCCCATTATTATCTACATTGGATTTGTAAACTAAATCTTAACCGAATCATTCTTGCCTTCTTCTAAAAGGGTTTTCAACTCTTCTTCCCTAAATTCCTGCTGTAAAGAGCATTTACATTATAAGGATCGGGATTGGATACCTGCGAGCATAGCCTCTTTTCTCTCACATGCCATTTATTTTGCTTGCACATATCAAAAGAGGTATAGCTGAAAAAAATATGAGTTTTCTCTTCACTGTGAGGCAAAGCAAAGCACACAAACTTTATGCCTATGAAATTACCAATCTTTCTTTATTAACTTTAGCAGGTTTCTGAAAATGTAAGAATTTAATGGAGCAACTCCTACGATGAAACTCAGTACATTGTCATCATCATTTTCATTAAAGTGAAAGACTGGTAGAGCAGATTGAATAGGATAGTCCATCTCCAAATAACCAGATTTGTAGCTCATAACCACGGTTGAAATGAAGCTTCAATGCAACCACACAAAACACAAACTCATCAATCACGACGGAGAATCAGGGAATTTATTGAGACTAGACAAAGAAGAGTTTAACCTATGAGAAGTGCTATCAGGCTCTAGGATCCGAAGAAATATGGGATCCTTGGTGACTGGGAGCAGTTGCCTGGCTCCTTGAATTCTGACATACTTACCATAAACACTCACGGGGCTCCATTTTCCGGAAGTAATTATGTTATAGGAAACTGTTATCTTACCTAGATGTTCTCTTCCCTATATAACTTATGTAAGGGGGAATTACACTGAAATGTGGTATTTCCTAATTTTGGTGGTTTGTGTTAGCTGTAATTTTCTTGGTTATAAAGCTTGCTCTCAAAaaatttcattgattttcttGTTGTTGCCTGCAGTGATCTGTCGTAAACTAAACTCTACTGTTCTttctttaattgtttattactGATTCAGTGATTCACAGTTTTTCTTGTATTTCCTGAGCCAACTGATGAaaagaataatttttttgtagTGATTTATTGTCAGATTTTCTTCTTTTACAATATGAAAtactattaatttattttactcccTGTTTGCTGGCAGGTTGCTGAACTTCTTGAGGCGATACCTGAATCTTCAGATTCATTGTGTGTGAAATACTGTTGCGGGACAGCCCCATCCATGGCTAAGGCTGATATCAAACGTGATGTACACAATCTTATCCATGAACTTGTCTCGTATATACATAAAAATGAGCCAGACATTGAAAAGAGTATTTTGATTTTCCTTCCAACATACTATTCCTTGGAGCAACAATGGTTCCTCTTAAAGCCCTTCAGTTCAGATTTCAAGGTCCATATTTTACACAGCAGTGTAGATACAAACCAAGCTCTAATGGCTATGAAGATATCAAAGTCTCGTCGTAAGGTGCATTTTGGTTTTCTCTGTTTTTGTTTTAGTGTGGACCGTGTGGTTGGTCAGTCTGTTTTATTTTCATGGGTGTTGCAGATACAATTAGTACTGGTATTAAAGTATACTTCTATGAGTCCTATGAATTACTGATTTGGTCTTATGTATCCCAGAATGATGATTTGGATGGAATGTGCTATGAATAAATAAAGAACAAAAACTAAAGGGTCTCTACAGGGGCGCATCCAAGAATTTAAAAACGGGGGGTccaattttttttgattttatataACAAAAATGTAATAGAACGTAATACCGTTGCATACTCTCACATAGGCAACTTAAATTAACAAACTGTTAGcatgaataaaataatattacGATCTGTCTTTTTTTAGAGGAAAAATAATTTTCTATTCAATTCAAGCTATGTTCTCTTTACCTTATGCTTATTGCTTATTACTTAATACTGATTTTTGTTAAAATCAGACCAGAACAGAGCAGAAAAACTCAGACCAACCCGatcagaaaaagaaaaaaaacacacacaaaaacatTCAGTAGAAAAGACCAGGAAACCCAGACCAGACCATAAACTAAAAAAACCAGATCAGAACAGCTAGACCATAAACTAGAAAAACTATCAGACAATACTAGACCATCCAGACCAGACCGGGCGAAGAGACCAAAGCCTCATTTAAGAGCAAAAGACTACCGCTTCAAGTCGGTTGCAGCACCagtgaaaatcaaaacaatggTTAAGGTTTGGCTGCAAGTCTGAAATTTGAAGAATAGATTCTTTATTGTTTTTTGGTTCACTTACTGTACTAGTTACATCTCTCAAAAGctataattatataaaactaTACTCATATAAAACAGCAACATAGCACATCTCTTTGTTACATGTCTTTGTTACATGTCTTTGTTAGACAATGCAGTTACATGTATAAAAAACTATGCTCATATGAAAAAGCAATGACATCTTGTTAGACGTGATAGTGCACATCACCCAATGGGCtgtattcttttattaaaagggAGAGCGAACTATGTGcttttttttcattcttcaGTGAAATAGCCCAAGAACTTAGTCAATAGATTTATAAATGGGGGTCCAATTGCAACCTCTGAGGGATGTATAGTTCCGCCACTGGGTCTCCAGGGAAGAAGGATATTTCTTTGCAGTGTTTTCTCCCTACTTGGAACTCTCTCCGGCCTAAAatgtttgtctttttttttttctttttctccttactaaaaatgaatgaaattaaatttatcaaGTTTTAAAGTTTCCTTGATTATTGCTCCCTCCGTCTTTAAACATTACGCCACATCATATTTTGACTGTCCCAAAATAACTCCATTTTGTAAATTTAGTTTGTATGATTACAACTTGTCCATCTTTCACCCATCTACTGAAGATGGGTAGCTTTATCAAATCAGTTGATTCAAAATTTGACGGGTGGCGTCTTAGAAGGAAAGACTATTTTGTGGCATGATAAAGATGTAAAACCTTACATAAAGAAGGATAATATTTGTTCTTCCACCCCATTCCTTAAAATTACCTTTAATCAAATGTGCCCTATTTTTAAGGGATAAAGGGAATATATGAATAACATTTTGGGTATCGTTAGTCatgaagattaaaaaaaaaagatttattATGATCATGAGCTCTAAAGAAAATATTGTCAGTCATAGTGATACTATGTTGGtagtcattatgagttcacactAGAGAAAAAGTATGCTAGCCATGCAGGTTTTAATCATTATGAGTTCAAACACTGATGAAAAAGTTTGTTAGTCATGCAATTTATAGCCGGCTTTTGCAATAATAACtgataagggtaacttttaaattTGTAAGCATCAGGAATGGAGTCATTAAATAATACTAGGAATGGAGTCAATGGAAATATCTGATTGTTTCCACTTTCATGGATTACAATCAAGCTATCATGATATAAATTCACTACAACAACATTAATATCATTGACATAGACATCATCCCAATGCCTATAACGAGACTGTCACCCTACGTGGGATAGAGGGGTCAAAGTAAGCAGCCTTACCATTTTGATACCATCAAACTTGCTTTCTCTCTGTCATCCCTTTCTGAAGTTTGCGCATTAATTAAATAGGAATTTGTGCAAGTAAACCAAATTTAGGGTAAACATTTCCTTTTCAATCTACTTTGATGAATATCTTAACATGCTTGTTTTGTAACTTATGTAACATTATGGCATGGAGGGAGTGTTTTTAATTTCAGAATTTAATCTTTGTGTTCAACTTCCCATTTTCATCTTGTCTTACAAAGCATTCTTCTCTTTTGCTTCTAATGGTTTGTTTCTTTGAACGTTGTAGTCGGTCCCTTCTTTTCCAAATATCCTGACATGCATATCTCACCTTATAATTTAACACGGGCAATCATGCACATGTTATGGAAAATCATTAAGAATTTGGCATACTGAGGTTAGGCCTACTAGGTGAATCTTTTGCAAATGATCTCCCTTAATTAGTTGATATTTTCTAGGCCTTTGTGTATGTAGAGTTCCCCTGTTTCTGTGTTGTTCTGGATCCTGAGCAGCTATCGAGTTTGTCTGATTCATGCTACTAATCAAATGATTTATGCAGGTTATATTAGCTACCAATATTGCAGAGTCATCAGTGACAATACCTGAAGTTGCATATGTCATTGATTCTTGCCGATCACTACAAGTTTACTGGGACGAAAACCGAAAAATGGATACGTCTGAGCTTGGTTGGGTTTCTAAATCTCAGGTATTGCTAGAGTATCATCATAACTTTAACTCAAGTTTCTGTAGTCAAAATCTGAATTCTAATTGCACAAAGGATTGTCCTGTAGTCTGATCAGCGTAAAGGAAGAACTGGCAGGACTTGTGATGGCCAGATTTATAGGTTGGTTACAGGAACATTTTACAATAAGCTGCCAGATTTTGAGTCTCCTGCAATTCTCAAGCTATCACTAAGACTACAGGTGCTCTCCATTTGCTGTGCTGAATCAAAATTTATTAATGACCCGAAAGGTAAGGTGTCTCCTCACACGCTGttctctttattattttcatttgtctcttttgaACAAGGGCCTCTCTTAATGGGAATGTAATCCAAAAGCCCGGAGtttctttgtttggatttattaCCACCAGTGGCTGTCGCCTTTTTTGTGGGACAGTTGTTCTGTTTAAGCTTGTGCCTATTCTCCAGCTGTTTAGTGTGTTAAGTTATTTCTTTAGTAAACAGCAAATAGTTTCTATTTGATCATGCTCAACGCTTTGTTTGGTATTCTACTAGTAACAGATATGGCAAAGAAAGGAAGAGAAGCGAAAGCAAATGAACTTTACTACCCCGTGTTTTTTTTCATTggaaggaaaaagaagaaaaaaatatttttgcagtttcttattttctctttcctcccaAATTCCTCCAAGTTTGGAAGGGGGGAGCTACACAGCGAACATAAACATAGAGTAAGAAAGCGATATTCAATTGTTATTAAGCTAATAGGAGAAGGTCAAAAGGCCGAGTTCCATAAAAGTACGAGAAGTGAAAATTTTATGAAGGGCGTTTTCAATCACTTCCCTTCCTTCCTTTCCTACCTATCCCCATATCATTTTTGAGGCCAAACGTTGAATTGATACTAGTCATTTGTCAtcatttccttttattttctaGCCAAATCTCCCCTGCATAAagggtctgaattttctctgCTTGTTGGTGTTGTATTTTTCTTCCAGGAGTATGCTAGTTTCCATGCCTCTTTTTCCCCTAGTGTCATGTGAAAAACACATGTTGGTGCAGTCTGATATTCTATAAATCACTCTGGGTTTGGTACTCACACTTTGCCTAGGATTAGATTACTCATTACTGAATTCACTACGGAGTAGTTATGTTGTCAGTGACTCAGTCATAGTATCATATCACAAGTACATGGTTTTCTTCTGTTTTGCCTAAGGCTCTTATATGGTTCTGTTCTTAATTTTGATAGTAGAGCTtctaatatgttgatttttgatttCAGCTTTGTCCCAAAAGGCTTTGGACCCACCAGATCTTGAGATTATAGAGGATGCACTGAACTTACTTGTGCATTTAAAAGCATTACACAAAACACATCCTAGGGGTCGATATGAACCCACTTTTTATGGGCGATTGCTTGCCAGTTTCTCCTTATCCTTTGACGCTTCTGTGCTGATTCTTAGATTTGGTGGTGCTGGAATGTTACGCGAGGGAATTTTGCTTGGCATATTGATGGATATGCAGCCTCAACCAATTATTCGTCCCTTTGGTCAAGAAAACTTGGTACTTTCTTATAATGCGTGTATATTAATATACatttatataatttttaattaattttggaattGTGGTATGGTTGTTTACGCTAATATTTGACATGGTTTCTGTATGCATCTGTCTTTATAAGTATTGACTATCATCTACatttatataatttttaattaattttggaatCGTGGTATGGTTTTTTTAGTTAATATTTGACATGGTGTCTGTATGCATCTGTCTTTCTAAGTATTGACTATCATCTACAGTTTATGGAATATACAGATTCCTACTTTTCAGTAAGTGGAGAGAATCCTTCTGTGTCTGGAAGGAAGGAGGTGGTTTGCTTGGCGAATCTATGCGCTTATCAATTTTGGCAACGAGTATTTAAGGTAAAGAGTGATGTTCCTTCAGGCTTCAGCAATTCTCTAGAATCAAAGGTATTTGTTTTCTTGATATATATGACATTTTTTTACCTTTATATTTCTATGAAGGATAAGCATCGGTTGCAACATTTGAAGCAACTTTTAAATGCTGATGAGATAAAAGCGCCGCACACATTGCTCAGTAGAATTGAAGAAGAATGGTGCTTCTCCCATAACTTGCTGCAATCATCAATGCATCAAATTTCTGAAATATGTATGTTGTTACGCTTGTTTAGACTTCTCGAAGTTGGAACTCTTCATTATCATTTAGTTTAATATGTTTCACTTTTCGATGCAGATAACGACATTTTATGTTCGTTGCATAGATATAGGCCTACATTTCTTGCCACATCTTGTGGCTTTCCCTCTTACTATGATGATCCTTATGAGTTCAGACACGAGTGCCTTCTAGAATGTCAACCAAACGAAGATTTGACTGCTCTTCCTGAGGATGAAGAAACAAGAAAATGCCTTGCTACTCCATTTGTACCCCCTCACCACTTTCGAAGCCAAATTATAGCAGAGAAGTTTGCAAATGTTATTAAAGAGGTAGCATACTTTGCATGCTCCCCCCTCCCCCACCACCCATTGATTATATGCAATCTCACTTGTCTAGTAAATTTTGTTTCTCAGATCCGAGTTCAGCATGCAGAAGCCTTGGTTGAGGATCCTCATCAGTATGTTGATGAGAGGGGATCATTTTATAATGAGGAATCACCAATGTGTAGGTTTTTTGTCCAAGGGTTTTGTAGGAGGGGAAGTGATTGCATGTACACCCATTCACTGCAAGCCAAAAGACCTGTGTGCAAATTTTTTGCATCGTTACAGGTATTGATCTCTGTTAACAATTTTGCTTGTGTTTTCCTTGTAGAGGGCGATTAATTGTTATACAAAGCAACATTTTGCAGATTTCTCAAATAATATTTACTGCATCATTGGTGCTTCAAATTGATGATCTAAACTTAGTCCGATGATATAACAGGGTTACTTTGTTGTTAATACTGCTTTGTGTTTGGGGAGCAAGGTAACCATCAATATAAATGAAACTGACAATTTTATTCCTCTTCATTCCCTTGTGAATGAACACAAACAGCAACCATAATTGCATAAACTGTAAGCATGTATATTGGTACATCCGTACATGGGTCCCGAAAGGGGTCTCCTCTCTCTATCTCTCTACCTTAAGATACGTACCCCCAAAACTCCCAACAATTTTAATTGTCTCTCCTTGAAGATACACCTAATTATGGTCCCACAAAATTTGGAGAGTCATGGATACATAACATATACAATATTAGGTGAACTAGCTCTCCAAAGAAATTAAGTAGTTCTTGTCCAAGAGTCTTTCTCCAGTGTCTCTCCAGTCTCCGTAGAGAGGCCCAAGAGCCCCATTGTTGGGGAAGAATTAGCTCgtcaaattctctctcctctgagaGACGCTTGGAGAAGCTCTTCCAAGACACGTGGCACATGCTCTTAATGCCAGTGAACTAATGCATATATAAGtacaaatacgaagtataagtaCTGGCCGTTGTTTTTGGGCATAAAGGAACTGGATAGCCACACCTCTCAGACCTTCTGTTATTTGCTGCTGTCTTCAATATCATTGTTCTGCTTTTAATTTATTCCACCGGTATCTAGTTTATCCTCTGGTACTCCCATTGTTAACTGCTGTAAGAACTAATATGTAGGGTTGTCGGAATGGTgacaaatgtgtcttttctcaTGAACATGGTGCTCAAGTTGTGTCATCTGAATCAAGTTTATGCATTCCAGAAGATGAGGCTGCTGATGCTGCAGcatttattaaattatttcccATACCTTCCGATGGTTGTCTATTGCTGTTGGATGACACAGACTTCCATTTTTCATCAAACTTCACCCAACATTATGAACCAACAAAAATTATAGCCACCACCTCTCTCTCACAGACCACGATATTTGATCCATCACTGTCTAGTGTTCAAATTTTGTGGGATATTAGTCAACCTTTCAAGATTTTTAGCTTTGGAGCAGTTGAAAATCCCATATCTTGGGACAAGGTGAAGCGTGTCTTCTGGTTTCCAAATTTTGGTAGCTGTGAAGAAAGCGCAGAAAGGCAAAGTCATCTTGTTCAGAACTTCTTTGAGCATTTGGCTGTACGCATATTGGCTGATACATTGTTTGACGTGCATGTCATCCTTACCATGAACAATATCAGGTTCTCACACCTACAGGTATACCACTTAATGTACTTTAACCTTCAATTTCTTGTTCCATGTGTTTTAACTGCTGGTTTGATCTAGTCAGCAGGCTGCCATAAGAAATTTAGTGCTTGAGAatacttttttagttttttacaATGACTTGGACAGTTGGGTTACTGCTTGAATAAGGAATAGTCAGCTATTCATGTCTGAACAGCAGGCTTAACGGTCAATAACCTATAAGAGTAATATTAGGGCATTATCTAGATAGTTGAATGTCCATCTCGTGTGGTATTCTACTATTAGACATTTAACCATGGAACTAGGAAGTCTCTTGTTGACCTCACTCAATATTATCATTAGATAGTTGAACCATGGAAGTTGGTTGATGCATCACTCACCCGGAATCTTAA
This Spinacia oleracea cultivar Varoflay chromosome 6, BTI_SOV_V1, whole genome shotgun sequence DNA region includes the following protein-coding sequences:
- the LOC110796008 gene encoding DExH-box ATP-dependent RNA helicase DExH8 isoform X1 produces the protein MEPPTSPSSSSYPLPFSASKFASLPIMAMKEKIVEKIMENRVTLIVGETGCGKSSQVPLFLREANMTPVVCTQPRRFAVVAVAKMVANIVQCEVGSEVGYHIGHSKVVSSSSKIIFKTAGVLLEELREKGINALKYKAIILDEVHERSVESDLVLVCVKQFLLRNKDIRLVLMSATADISRYRDYFKDLGRDERVEVLAIPSPDQHTNFQRRVLYLEQVAELLEAIPESSDSLCVKYCCGTAPSMAKADIKRDVHNLIHELVSYIHKNEPDIEKSILIFLPTYYSLEQQWFLLKPFSSDFKVHILHSSVDTNQALMAMKISKSRRKVILATNIAESSVTIPEVAYVIDSCRSLQVYWDENRKMDTSELGWVSKSQSDQRKGRTGRTCDGQIYRLVTGTFYNKLPDFESPAILKLSLRLQVLSICCAESKFINDPKALSQKALDPPDLEIIEDALNLLVHLKALHKTHPRGRYEPTFYGRLLASFSLSFDASVLILRFGGAGMLREGILLGILMDMQPQPIIRPFGQENLFMEYTDSYFSVSGENPSVSGRKEVVCLANLCAYQFWQRVFKDKHRLQHLKQLLNADEIKAPHTLLSRIEEEWCFSHNLLQSSMHQISEIYNDILCSLHRYRPTFLATSCGFPSYYDDPYEFRHECLLECQPNEDLTALPEDEETRKCLATPFVPPHHFRSQIIAEKFANVIKEVAYFACSPLPHHPLIICNLTCLVNFVSQIRVQHAEALVEDPHQYVDERGSFYNEESPMCRFFVQGFCRRGSDCMYTHSLQAKRPVCKFFASLQGCRNGDKCVFSHEHGAQVVSSESSLCIPEDEAADAAAFIKLFPIPSDGCLLLLDDTDFHFSSNFTQHYEPTKIIATTSLSQTTIFDPSLSSVQILWDISQPFKIFSFGAVENPISWDKVKRVFWFPNFGSCEESAERQSHLVQNFFEHLAVRILADTLFDVHVILTMNNIRFSHLQVEKLGRECFFFLKESFQFDETTFGVLPDAVNSKKPLVTSIPVSYVFILRPPTDLQFGDYASALHDRLHSF
- the LOC110796008 gene encoding DExH-box ATP-dependent RNA helicase DExH8 isoform X2 — its product is MEPPTSPSSSSYPLPFSASKFASLPIMAMKEKIVEKIMENRVTLIVGETGCGKSSQVPLFLREANMTPVVCTQPRRFAVVAVAKMVANIVQCEVGSEVGYHIGHSKVVSSSSKIIFKTAGVLLEELREKGINALKYKAIILDEVHERSVESDLVLVCVKQFLLRNKDIRLVLMSATADISRYRDYFKDLGRDERVEVLAIPSPDQHTNFQRRVLYLEQVAELLEAIPESSDSLCVKYCCGTAPSMAKADIKRDVHNLIHELVSYIHKNEPDIEKSILIFLPTYYSLEQQWFLLKPFSSDFKVHILHSSVDTNQALMAMKISKSRRKVILATNIAESSVTIPEVAYVIDSCRSLQVYWDENRKMDTSELGWVSKSQSDQRKGRTGRTCDGQIYRLVTGTFYNKLPDFESPAILKLSLRLQVLSICCAESKFINDPKALSQKALDPPDLEIIEDALNLLVHLKALHKTHPRGRYEPTFYGRLLASFSLSFDASVLILRFGGAGMLREGILLGILMDMQPQPIIRPFGQENLFMEYTDSYFSVSGENPSVSGRKEVVCLANLCAYQFWQRVFKDKHRLQHLKQLLNADEIKAPHTLLSRIEEEWCFSHNLLQSSMHQISEIYNDILCSLHRYRPTFLATSCGFPSYYDDPYEFRHECLLECQPNEDLTALPEDEETRKCLATPFVPPHHFRSQIIAEKFANVIKEIRVQHAEALVEDPHQYVDERGSFYNEESPMCRFFVQGFCRRGSDCMYTHSLQAKRPVCKFFASLQGCRNGDKCVFSHEHGAQVVSSESSLCIPEDEAADAAAFIKLFPIPSDGCLLLLDDTDFHFSSNFTQHYEPTKIIATTSLSQTTIFDPSLSSVQILWDISQPFKIFSFGAVENPISWDKVKRVFWFPNFGSCEESAERQSHLVQNFFEHLAVRILADTLFDVHVILTMNNIRFSHLQVEKLGRECFFFLKESFQFDETTFGVLPDAVNSKKPLVTSIPVSYVFILRPPTDLQFGDYASALHDRLHSF